From Periophthalmus magnuspinnatus isolate fPerMag1 chromosome 1, fPerMag1.2.pri, whole genome shotgun sequence:
ACACAGCCACAGCGAATGAAAGAACAGCTGACATTTGGATCAAAGACGAAGAGCCGAAAAGAAGAAATGAAGAAGATGGAGCAGTGCACGGACTCTGCCCCTCGAGGTGACATGAGATTGGCTTAAATTTTAAATCCACTCAACAACCAGAAAAATACCGGCTGCTTCTGAAGGCAAAAACATCACATGACAAAAAAGGTTGCGGCAGCGAACATCTGCCCAGCGTCTACTTGTGTCTGTCAGCGTGACCGCAAACTCACAGCTCAGCGAGATGTGACAAGACCTGCCACTCACACAGCACTAAGCAGGACGAGCGGTCTAATTCTGCCACCTGTGTCATGCTCTGAAAACAGTATGACAAACTTCAGAAATACAGAGAAGACATCACTGTAAAAAACACTAAATCCTGTATTTCTCAGCTGTCCCACCAATTTAAGTGaataatttaaattaaacagtttgtggtgtgtgagtggCAGCACAAGAAAAGAAAGGGAAATGTCTCAAATGAATACATTTCCTTTTAGAGCAAAAATAGTCAATGGTTGGTATCTGACAAAATTGGAGCTATGAAAAAGCAGAAGTAGAAATATGCCtataataatgtgtttaaatgcaGTAGTTACAGGGCTCACCTTCGGTCCGGCTCATAGTGTCCATAAGGATGTTGTACTCGTGGATTTTGTCTTTGTGATGTTGAAACTCTCTCTTTAGACTCAGCAGCTCCTCACTGGAAAACTTCCCTGAGCTCTGGGCCTggacaaaagtacatttttcaagaAGATATAGTTATGAAACAATATGTCATGAAAAACATGTTGGCATTacataacatttatttcaaacaataaatacatgtaatacTCATTTGCACTCATTATGTTTTAGGTGGTAAGAGATCAAGGGTACTCTGACAAAAGAATGTATGGTGTGATTGTACTTCTGGTGGCCGAAAAgatgtaaattaaataaattaatgccGTTTGTCAGTTGCATTCttaattcatgggtttcagttatGGGTGTAAATTTAAGGAatttttactgacaaaataTACTActttgctatggcaacggtccacactgtaaaagacgaagtttaaatctgtcaactggacaaatcattgtaggagtgaagacatttcactgctcatccaagctgcttcttcagttctgctcagcaCGCTGGTgaccactgccttatatctatctgaggggaggggggctgTTCTGGGTAGCAAtgagaacaatgagaacaatagcagggtcgttaagggctgaatagggtagtttcagctgaaattggagacaatagctgtttacagtttcagtgtggttagcccctcccctcagatagatataaggcagtggccaccagcatcctgaccagaactgaagcggcttggatgagcagtgaagcGGCTTCACTCCGACagtgatttgtccagttgacagatttaaagttaatcttttgctatggatcagacctggaagacagggtttacacagataacGGTCCACATTATTCATCATTATGAaaactatgaataaatataaatgaacaaatataaatgcatatttatatattgttttgataACATTTATGCAGGAAGAAAATGTAGATTCTTTTTAAGCCTTTAAGCCTTTAAGCCTTTAGAACACTATGTGTACTATGTagcttttgtggtggagggtccaccatctGCCTGTCTCTatgttgatgttattgctttgcctggaatgttccaaggtGTGGCATTTAAATTATCTAGCTCCACGGAGGGAAGTAGgggatgccaccaggccaatttatagacataaactgtataaagaagtggactaagtgagtgcgacgtcacccagaGCGTTcggatccagtcaaatgaaactcattgaagctagagcagttataggagccaatttggagcccagttccatgtTAGGAATTCcgatcgcgagtatcatagcaaccaaggttcatatcttgatttacataaaaaagcaaaataaaaataccaccggaagtgcgcccatgatcacttcctatttggactgTGGCggtagcagattagctatgtccatttatatatacagtctatagttacaggtcagatcaggtTGTACATGAATAACTGCAAGATAAATAATTTTaagcattccaggtaaagcaatattaaatttccatagagacaagcaccagaaaagttacataacgcaCCTTTAAAGTTGAAAGAAATGTAACTATAACATCCAAAATCCATTAATATTTTTGCCTATaacccaaaaaaaccccaaatcttTTCCCCTTCACTCGGATGAAACAGCTCACACCTTATTCCAGAGTTTGTCGAGTCTGGGATCGTCAAATTGGTCTCCCTCTTTGATGTCGTGGTCCTTGAGGGAGTTACTCTCCATGGTCCGAGCGTCCCGTTTCCCGTCCATCCCATACTTGGCCAGAATCACTGTGCAAAAGAGACATCACAACCGTATTAACTACAGAATCTAGTACAGCATCAGACCATTAACTCCAAAGCAACCCACAGTCTCACaacgaaaaaacaaaaacaagacacaTTTAATGAGCTTTAGCAATGTTTACTACAGAGAAATGGGGGAAAAACATAATCAGAAATTGTTGGCAATGCATATTTAAATGGCACCActatttaaagaaacacagtACTTTCAAGAGTTTTAACCTCCTGACTTTCTAACTGCCTGACTAACTTTTCTTTATGGACCTGATTCAGCACTATTTAAATGTTAATAACTCCTCTGTGTCACTTATTAACCTTGGCCCGCTGACTGAAGGACTTTTTCTATGTAAAAGATTTGTAACTTGAAGCTTATTGTGCTAAAGTCTTTCTCTGTATATGTGTAGTATTATTAGGTGAAGGCAATCGTATTGACCTTAAGTGACACAGAAAGTACAATTTAAAAGTGTATGCACAGTGTGTCTGCAGCACAGTGGATTTGTTACGTAGGTTAACATAAGTACAAAAATTACTATTATACTAAAACCAAACCAGCATCCTTGGATTCGATTAGTGCAAAAACAGCATACTCTTGTATCCTTTGTGTAATCAATATGCAAACTCATCATATGGGAATGCATACATCCTATATAGAGAACAAGAGTATGCTTAAAAATACACCATTTCTAAGAACTGGTGGGCACACAGCCCAGAGAGATACTTGATATTATTTACCAGACATCAACAGCACTTGGTAGTGTGTTAATTCACTCTGTACATGTGGCATTTCATGTGATTTCTTAAGCGTTTTATTATAGAGACTTTCAGGATCACTGCTTTATCTAGCAATTagtaaaagaacatttaaatgaTGTATCAAACATAAAATTTATGAGTTTATTTTCTAAACTGTAAATTTAAAGcaattttaaaaaatttaatatttgtgtttattttattgtacatatgaaacaaaatttcacaacatatttattaatttagcaattaataatacatttaataaaatgcattttgaaaaatagTTTTTAAACACAAATTGCTAGTTGGATTAATAATTCTACAATTTACTTAATATAGACAAGACATTTTCAGCAAATAGCTGTTCCTtgtcttctttatttattattgctcATGATTAAGTTCATATAAAAACTGTATTGTCATGCTTTTATCAATGGCAAAAAGACGCCTGCTTCTTTGGATTATCTGGAGGATTTTATCACTTTGTCTGAATTATTCTTTCATGACTGTCCTTGAGAAAAACATTACCGTTAAAGTTGCGCCGGAGCTGTGCTTCCTTCTCTCCGTTCTCATCCATTCCCTCAACTTTGAGCTTCTTCCACTGCAGCTCATCTTTCTCCTGGATCTTCAGGTCACTATGCAGCTCAGCCTGTCGCCCTGGGGACAACTGCATCTGCAAAACAACATGTTAAGTGGTGAATGCAAACTCAAAATACAGTTGTATCCtgatccattttatttttattttttgcatgcatgcatgcaaaaaaaaaaaaattcctacATATTCTTTAGGCTTTGAACGGCACAACTGCAAGGAGATGCTTGCTGATAtgacatatgcacacacacatttattgtAGTCCTCTTTATGAATGAAAGGGAGAAACGAATGTGCCCTTTTAGAAAAGTTATGGCCAAGAAGGTGATTAAAATATTCAGTAGCTATGTGTAAGATGGCATCAAAGCAGAATCCGTAGAAATGGTGCATTTCACTTTGTTCTTAATTTTGTACGTACCCTCTGAGCTTTCTCCCACACCTGGTTGAGCTTTGCTATCCTGAATTCCACAGTTTTCCCATCACTGTTAGTCGGTTTGGGCTCATTCATGTCCCGGGAATATTTACTCGCCATTGCGCCAACACCGAGGCAGAcaagagaaactaaacagcccagcttcattttaatacatcaacaatgaaataaaagatgaataaaacgtacaaaaagtaacacaaaaagGTGCAGCAGCAAGGTTAGCTGTTGTTTTGTCTGGCAGCGGTATGTGGAAGTGGAAGTAGCAGTCATGTGATTAAAGGGGCGGAAACTTTCTTGCCTTGCATTCTGGGGATTGTAGTGTGAATTCAGTGCTCAGGAGGTTTTACAAACGGTTTACGTGTTCATAAAAAACTACAAATCCGAACATGCCTTTGTGCGCCGTTACCCGGCAACAAGGGCAGCAAATCTGGACAAATAGAAACAATCCACGCGCCAGTACGCAAGGCTTGTAAATTGGTTTCttctaaaacataaataagctTTGTAACATACGTTAAACTCGCTATATGGTAAGATAAAATAGATATGTGGTTTgcaaaaatgtgcatatttcaTGGCACATTCTGGCCATAGCCCTTTCTGTCAAATAATAGCTTTGTTGACTAGATGGATACCAACCAGAGGTGTAACAAAAGACACCTTTTCATAGTTACACAGAGgctgtgtgattaaagatttcCTTTGGagttgacatttgtttacattggAGACTAGATTCAATATGGCAGGAGGTGGCATTTTTGTCACGTGTCTAACAAAAAACAAGAGCCAGGGAGGAGAAATATATTGACTGAGAGCCTCAAGATATAGCCCCAAAATAtctatattacaaaaaagcAAATACATCTCAACAATAGAAGGTTTCgccattttatatacatttttaccgCCGTGAATTTGCTCTGATTGCTTTGTTATAAATTGATTTGTAAGGCTGTTGTTGACTGAGTGATGACCCCTCGTCACCTGATTATGTGCCTTCTGTTTTTGTACATATCACCAAGACTTCCTGGAGAGCGAAGAGGGAGCGGATGCAGATATCGGTCATGAGTGAGGCCACCACAGCGCTGCTGAATCTATCAGATGACACAGCCCACTGAGGGTGAAAGCATGGTTTGTTTGATAATGGCATATCACATCTCGAAGCAATGTGCCAAACAGACCTGATCTCAGAAGAACACATACAGTACAATCACTGAAACCTGGCTGTCAGATTCTCCAGAGTGACACACTTGAAATGAAAGAGAACCTTAACTCCATTCTCTTAGGAAATGAAGACAAGCTCAAGACACAGGACTACACCACTGTCAAGTGCTTATGGCAGTGTTTGAACTTGGTAAGACATGTTACATCTGACATGTCTCCAATAGATGATCATTACATTAATGAGACTCTGAGTTAACTTACCAGTTTCATTTTTATCTTATCTGTGTGATGATCATAGTTCTACTATTTCCAGAGGTTTCATAAATGTTATAGATATCCTGAATGATATCTTggtgcttgtgtgtgttctggccCAAAATAGAGAATATTCAGACTGCTATGGCTATGTGTCTGAGAACATCCTTTGAATGTTGGGTGTCAATAGTTGTATGTTGTGAGATAATGATGGATAAATCTAATAATGTGAAAGCAGGGACACAGAGATATTCTCAATATAAATCCGACCACAGCATAAAATACTTGATAGGTCCACAAGGTGTGATCTCTTTAATTTCTAATGGCTGGAGAGGACGAACCATAAATGAACACATTACAGCAAACTGTGGCTTTTTGGATAACCTTTTACCCAAAGACTTAATTTTTGCTGATCAGGGCTTCACAGTTCTGAACTGCATTGGGATGTACTGTGGGAAGCTTGGAAGCAAACATCATCTGGGTCCCATTGGACTGGATCATAAACCACACCTAGCAGCAGTCCATACAACTGTTAAGAGGGTAGTAGGGCAGGTGCGTTCCAAGTATACAGTATTACATGGTTCTTTGCCCATTCGTTTTCTGTCAAGAGATGATGCAGGGCGCACTACTCCAGACAAAATCGCGAGAGTGGTATATGTCCTAACAAACCTGTGTCCCACTTTTGAGTCAGATGGTTAACTGATGTGTGTAAATGCATATCTAGTTGTTGAATATGTAatataatgtgaacaatgaGCTCCAAAAAGTGGATGAAAGAGAATCTTTGATCTTTGTTTTGGTAGCTATGTGTCAGATTTGGAATGAATCAGCTGGCATGACAAACTTAAAAGTTAAACCTTTTATGTATTGGTacctttattcatttttatataaaattaaacacaaaaatgttctTTAACAGATTCTTGTTGTGCAGCATATAGGACAGAAACCTTTCTTGTTATCTGAATtgacattttataaaacaagaaacaaaatagTAACCTTTCAGGagtgaaaatgtaatttttgaGGATCAAAGCTTAAAGTCTtttatatattaaaagtttACAGTGCACGCTGTTATACTTCGATGGGTTCTTGATAGTTGGAGAGTGATATTGAGCCAACTTCCTATTTATTAAAATCAATATAATCCAAAACAAATCCGGCCGGCCAAGCTAATTTAATTGGGCAGGAGACAGAATAAGGACTTTTTATTAGTGACCCATCATTCAGACTGCTGTGGTGAATTTGTTTACACAGCACTCATGCCAATAGACCAAAATTGACTCAAATAAATTGTTTTCTATCAAATTaaaaagtgagagaaagtgAAATGAGACAGATggcgagtaaacaaaaaacattaagcTGCAGCTGCACAGTGCACTCTTGTCCTGTGACATTTGTCAATAAATCCTATTCAGGGGAAGCTGGGTTCAATCAGCGTGAACAGTGGAAGGTCAGTTAACCAGTCTGCACATTACCCTTTACTCCTATGTATCAATGCAAATCTAATAAAGAGCCCCGTGAATAAAAGGAGAATATGTCTGAATGGCTGCTTGGCATTATCTGTCGTTTGTCTGCCTTTATTTTGTGATCATTATTTGgtcaacttcttttttttttcatctcagTCACATGGCATGGTTTTGTTTTGgcattgaaaatgtgttgatttgAAAAGTTAATTTCTATGACAATGACCATAATTTTTCATCAATGAAACAAATGAATTGGCATCAATAGctatctgtcaactggacaaaatattGTAGGAGGAGttctgaacagaactgaagaagcggcttggatgagcagcgaaacgtctttactcctaccacgctttgtccagttgacagatttaactttgacttttactatggatctgaatgactgagggattacacagacatcaatAGCTATGcaaagccacactgtgtaagATTTCagccaaaaataaatgtataaatgaaacaaaacaaaaaaaaagtatttattttattatgggtgcttttaatgcacttaaaacctttaaaattcACTGCATTCACTGtcagcaggcttgcctctccacaaatctgacctgtaacttggcttggtggagTTCATGTCACGGTaactgtgtccatggagatttaattcctttgcctataatattccacagaatggcataaaaGATCCATGATTTAGTTGGAGTATAGCACTTCCAttgttaattacattttaaataatcagaGAGAAATATAAATTAATGAAATACTCCAGATGGGTTTCCAACTGATGATCATAAAGATGTAGATGTGAAATTAGATCTGTGGAAATTTGAATGACACTCATTTATGTGAAGTTATTACACACTTGATGTTTTAATTCAGAGTTGTAGCCAAAGTCAAGCCCAACTTCTTTTTCGCTTTCTTTCACTTTCTTTCAGGCTCTAGGACAAGCACAAATGACTTGCAAAAATTACATTGTGAGATGAAGCCTTGTTGAACAATCTGAAAGGACAGGAGACgtgtttcattttaaaagggCAGCAATATTTTGGGCTCCCAATATTTTCCAATCACATCTGTCACAAGTAGCTACAATAACGCACATATCAGGAGGTGGCGTGAATATGGCCTGACTGAAAACGCACTGCGGTTCCAAACTAGGTAATTTGTTTGCAGATAAAATCAATGAGGTGTTATTGAGGTGTCAAAGGTCATAAATGAACTGAATGTGTTGTAAAGATGGATTTTAAGCCCAAGGGAATGTGAAACTAAACAATAAAGTAGACTAAATCTGATGCTGGATTTCATGGCGTGGCCCCAAGCAGCTGTGGATGCGGCATCGGTTTCTAATTTCACATGagggcattttttatttttagcgtTATTGTAGCCTGGGTTTAGATGTATATATAGGCAAagtattaaaggtacactatgtaaattttctcctcaacctgcttgtctcttagATAGATATGGTCGCTTTGCCTCTAATATTTCACAGTCAGCTTTAAAGTTAacttggatttatttatttactattaccgtaaatttcggactacagagcgcaccttgatataagccgcaccagctaaatttgaagagaaaatcaattttgtacatatataagccgcacctgaataaaagccgcaggttttcatattgtaacatgagatatttacacagaaagacggtgcaccgacacgctttttttaaactgtgcctgaaaattggaaccaacacgacaacaacacgggatgaacacatctgcaggtttagaaaataaagctgcaccaacacggaaaatctgcttttatttcctctgaaaacttttgtcgtctttttacattgaccaagttggattcattgatgtcgagctcacgtgcagtggctctatttcaggggtcggcaactcgcggctccggagccgtatgcgcctctttcagccttatactgcggctctgcgtggcttgggaactaacacagacacagctcacagtcctgcgtaaagagccctgattttcagacgctgtgcgcacaggggtcaggagtaactttggcccgtccctaatgacacactaataagctcgtccgtagatgaatcatgaaaatcctgctggaaatcgccacagaaatctatttgatgtagtagcaagtatattatctgctcttgtctccgcggtgacgtatcacgtataacacatcagacacgacgcacaaaagtagagccacaagcgagtgaaaatgagccaaaacaaaagtctttggagatctttttaacaaaggggaaaaggacaactgaggagccagaagaggagactacgacctccaagaaaaagaaagataaatttaacagacaatgcctacttaaaatctgggtttgtcgctacaggtgactctcacgcacagagtccgctctgcgtaacatacgggaaaagcaaatacggcaatgaaaccttcaaaactgcttaggcacatggagaataagcacctgggattaaacgatacgctacgagtttttttgttgttgtttttttaaagaaactgcggagtagagtagacataatcacataatcagcgcgatgcatgatgcagcggtttggtgagttgtatttttttaatgcacttaagttgtttttgccatatttatctgccacgtgtagaaggcttgtccgtgaaagtaaaacctacattattccgttacattattgttattatacagtgttatcttcattttagatgtcaaaaagtatttgcggctcccagtgttttattttatgtggaaagtgggtccaaatggctctttgcgtgttaaaggccgacccctgctctgtttcctttctgtttctttatcttaaaaactgcatcatatccatttcatgatgcgcaaaatgatcgttcaaaatcaaaactagtgaattcttcagagcagaatctttccccacgtctgtctcacttttacgtttacagctagagagcgccccccaggggccgttatccagtaaaattccatatataagccgcactgctgtaaaagccgcagggttcaaagcgtggaaaaaaagtagcggcttataatccgaaatttacggtattagatgcattcttactttgagtgcctttccacagatttgacctgtgaCTTAGCCAGGTGGAGTCACTTTCTTTTCTCCATAGTCTCTGTTTCCAAGGTCAAAACGGTGGCAAACCAACAACATGTGATCTCAGATTTCTGAACGTTCATAAATGCTAGTCAAAATATAGTACTTCTTCATGTGTTGCAGTAATAATGATATTGCCGGGTTTCAGATCACATCATTTTATAGGCTAAAAATGTactaatattgttaaaatggtgATAATTTTGCTGCAATATAGCATTTTCTAGGGTGTGGTCTATGATAGAAACAATTAGGTAAAATATTTGCTATGAAAGTACAATGTTGTCAATaaggaaaactgtctcttgtcctCTATTTGGAAGTATGGCATCATGggaaacggtcacatttttatacagcgcttttccaccttcaaggagctttacatcaaggaaccacattgggatttgaaccaacaaccttcagatcagtggattaACACTCTCCCAGCTGAGTAGCCCATCACCTCACATTCTAGTATCTGAAAACCACAAATAGCATAAACTAGACAAGAGACAATGAGACACACAATGGAGAACGTATGAGATGCGTTTGCAGGTTGGGCGTCCTGTGGGTATCTCTGGCACTCTGCCCTTTAATGAAATAAAGCCTGTATTCAATCACTGACCGCTGAACAAACACACTCATTAAGAGTAAGTGATCGCAATAAAGCCGCTTCGATCATCTTATTACTCGCCTAATTTAACCGCAGGGAACAACAGGGGCAGACCGCACATTAAAATATGGGCTCAAACATAACTTTCCTCTCACCTATTTATCGCATCACTGGTCAGGACTGGAAAAGTTTCATGAGGTCATCGTGTAGCGGTTTTCCAAAAGTTTTACTGGCAGTTGTTTAGAAAATGTAATGCATTATTAATGATAACTCACAACTTTgttcaatagtttatttttaatttatttctctTCCTCACTGTAATGGGTTTTGAGGTTCTATTTCAAGTCTCAGCAATATCAGATCTTGTGCATTCACCAGATGTATTCAGTGTAAGTTATACATTTTTGAGAGATTCAATATGGTTTACTATTCACAGAAATATAGAATAAAGACTGAAACTGCAAAGACTGTTCTGCCTGTCCCGCAATGACAGCTCACACCCACAAGTGTACTTATGTTCTATGATTCAGGGGATgtctttttttccttcaaaacTTTTTTCCAGTTcagatttcaattttattttatggttgTGCTTTGCAAGAACTATTACTTTGTACCTCAATGGTATCAAATATGCTCTTAATGAAACAGCTTCCCACTTCTTTCTCTAttactggcaaaaaaaaaacaacgtaatTCCAGGTTTATtagagagggggtattttacttctatgggctaTAAACTAATGCCCACACATAATATtgtcaggatttttttttttttttttgtgtgtgtgtgtattctgtgcgattttcccccctcccttctttgtccttacctggagctgggcagactggactctggcaccacccactacacacctgcaactgatctgcaatcaagcctccacctctggaGTATAAAGGGGCTGAAGATTGTTACAGAGGAGGCCAGGTCGTCGTGACAGTTTCCTGTGTTTCTACGCATCATCCTCCATGTCATCCTCCAGTTTTCTCATCAATGTGTCCTCTGTCATCCCATTTCTTGAACCCACcgtgcacctccgcctccgatcCAGCTACCTACTACCAGCTCATCCTCCTGTTTGCAATAAATTCTGTTAAACCTGTACCCCgtgtctgtatctttgatccacCATTCTttacgacagaacgatctggccaACATGGATCAAGCAGACTTGGGGTGAGACCAAACGCTACACTGAGCACACCTTACCGCAGAGGACCATTACAGCTCCGCTGGGGACCTCCTTgtgtcttctttccctctcctggACCgttgcagctccgctggacacagtcttccatccagggacctcctcatgTCTTCTAGCCCTCCCCTGGACCATTGTAACTCCGCTGGACACCCTTCATAAtgctattacaacacaatcagtatgcatcccgctaatgaaactactgcacatagcatcaggtttgtgaagttgttttgtgcaatttgtatcatgtttttgtatatttataaagaatcgtcatgtgggagcatggatgttGTATcttacagaatcttacagctaactgtcaGGAGGGTTAGAATGGGGGAGAGATCATAAAATTAGTaaaacatggatggatgacatgtaaaacctcttcaggcatgtttgaaAGCTCAAAGTCTACTTTGcataatacaccctctttaactCGTAAAGTTTACTAAATTGTTTGCACACCATACAGCCATAATGTGCAATCATTCCTGACTTTTTTGCCTCAAGTACCCCGTAAGCTCTGTCGCACACTCCGACAACCTCCCTACTTAGGCAATGAAATCCAAAGTCGCATTCAGCCAATATATTTTCTTGTCCAAAATCCTCCAAAACATTCTTAAGGATTtaaaatttacaacaaaaatatatatttcaaatgtattcaaatatCAAGTTACTGGCAATTTGTCCTAATAACTAATGACTTCTGTTGgcttattttgcatttttatgtcGATAACACACACTCACTGTCACATGTCACCTTTCTCATGTATGGACCCATGTGTGAACCTATTTGGAAAGGCAATGCATCTTAATAGGAATGTGATGCTCAGGTAGTGCCATTCACCCACTGTGACTGAGCCTAGCCAAACCTAATTCTTCCTTCACACTAGCAGTCATACATAACCATCCCTCGCATGCATCATTACAGAAGCTGACACATTTAGCTTCTTCTTGACGTAAAAGACCAAGGCCAACGTTAACATCATGCTCAGCCTTGTGCATCCAGGCAACGCAAATGTTTCTCAGTTGTCGAACAGATGAGCAAAACTTTGAAAATAGCAACTAAGCTTGGCAGGAATGcaagcctcctccatgtttatAAGCCTTAAATAACTGTCTTCACTGTTGAGATTTGGTGTTAGTTTTAGaaagattttaaaacaaaatgcccGTCCATCTATCCAGGCTTAACAATGGCACAAACATTGTTATTTTTTGCATATTCTTGAGAGTGATAAGGGTAAAAgaac
This genomic window contains:
- the lrpap1 gene encoding alpha-2-macroglobulin receptor-associated protein, producing the protein MKLGCLVSLVCLGVGAMASKYSRDMNEPKPTNSDGKTVEFRIAKLNQVWEKAQRMQLSPGRQAELHSDLKIQEKDELQWKKLKVEGMDENGEKEAQLRRNFNVILAKYGMDGKRDARTMESNSLKDHDIKEGDQFDDPRLDKLWNKAQSSGKFSSEELLSLKREFQHHKDKIHEYNILMDTMSRTEEIHKNVISPLEGDTKEHVLHQKHTDLKKKMKDLNQGFERLQKISHEGFTEDSEFREPRVIELWEAAKRSNLTQDELDSLKEELRHFETKVEKHNHYQEQLELSHQKLRHVESLGDKEHIKRNQEKYNTLAEKTREIGYKMKKHMQDLTNKISQQGLQHNEL